Sequence from the Trichocoleus sp. FACHB-46 genome:
GCCGATTTAGACCAAGCTGTGCAAGGTGTTGTGCAGTCGGCTTTCGGCTATAGCGGCCAAAAATGTTCTGCTTGCTCACGAGTCATTGTGGTGGAGCCAATCTATGAAGGGTTTGTGGCTCGGCTAGTAGAAGCAACGCGATCGCTGAATGTAGGTGATGCGGCTCATCCTAGTACTCAAGTCGGTCCTGTCATTGATGCCACGGCTCGCGATCGCATCAAGAGTTATATCGAGCAAGGTAAATCTGAAGCCCAAGTTGCGTTAGAAATGCCAACTCCGGACACGGGGTATTTTGTTGGACCTGTTGTTTTTAGCGAAGTCGCTCCTACTGCCGCGATCGCTCAAGAAGAAATTTTTGGCCCAGTGCTATCTGTGATTCGGGCTAAGAATTTTGCTGAAGCTTTGGCGATTGCGAATGGCACGCAATTCGCTCTCACAGGCGGTCTTTATTCCCGCACTCCTTCTCACATTCAGCAAGCCCAAGCTGAGTTTGAGGTGGGCAATTTGTACATTAATCGAGGCATTACAGGCGCGATCGTAGCTCGTCAACCCTTTGGCGGTTTTAAGCTCTCTGGAGTGGGCTCTAAGGCAGGTGGCCCTGATTATCTACTGCAATTCTTGGAGCCTTATGCAATTACGGAAAACATTCAACGTCAAGGGTTTGCGCCAATTGAAGGAGTAGATTAAGCCATCATCCGAAGCTTTGGCTAATCACTGATGGAAAACCTGAAGCTGACAATTGTGACCTACACCAAAGCACAGGTGTCGATTCAAGCAATTCGATACTTGGTTTTTCAAGTTGAACAAAAAGTTGATCCAGCACTTGATTTTGATGGATTAGATCCAGAGAGCCAGCATATTTTGGCTTCTGTGGATAGCCAGCCTATCGGCACTACCAGACTACGGTATTTAGATGAGCAAACTGTCAAAATAGAACGGCTAGCAGTTTTACCGGAATTCCGGGGACAAAAGATTGGCCGCAGAATTATGGAGGCTGCACTGGAATTTCTCACCCAATCTAAAGTTAAAACAGTACAATTGCATGCTCAGTTTTATGTCAAAGATCTGTATCAAAAGCTGGGTTTCACTCAAGTTGGAGATGTATTTGAAGAAGCAGGAATTCTGCACGTCAAGATGAAAAAGAAGTTGCATGACTAGTAAGTGATAGATCTGGTAGACAGAGGGTGAACTGGCTACCGCAACCTAAGGTAGAAGTGACTGTGACATCGCCACCGTGAAGACGGGCGAGTTTACGGGTTAGAGCCAGACCTAAACCTGTTCCTTCGTATTGTCGGTTCAGCTCACCATCTACTTGAGAAAAGAGTTGAAACAACAAAGGAATTTCTGCCTCGTCAATACCAATGCCTGTATCAGCAATAGTAAATATAAAATCATCTGTTTGCTTACAGACGGACAGTGAGACTTGGCCTACAGACGTAAACTTAACAGCGTTAGATAACAGGTTCAACAGCATTTGCTTTAAGCGCCGTTCATCGGCAACGCAGGTCTTAGCTTGACTGTCAATTGTGCTAACTAGCTGTAGCCCTTTCGCTAACGCTTGCTCTTTAACTGTACCTAGACAATACTGGCAAAGTTCAGGTATTGAAATAGGGGCTAGGCTTAACTCTTCATAACCTGCCTCAATCCTAGAGCAATCTAAGATGTCATTAATCAGAGATAAGAGATTTTCACCACTGCTATGAATGCAAGATATATATTCTTGCTGTTTGTCATTTAAGGAACCAAAAATTTGTTTTTGTAGCAGTTGAGATAATCCTAGAATTGCATTTAGAGGGGTACGAAGCTCATGACTCATCGTGCTTAAAAATTCAGTCTTGGCTTGATTAACTGCCTCAGAAATTTGTTTCTCTACTTCTAATTCTTGAGTTTTAGATTGAACTAAGTTTTTGGTTTTGCAAAGCGCGATCGCAGCTTGTTCAGCAATTTTCTCTAGAAGCGAAATCTCATCTGTGGTGAATTGGCGGTAATCACTTGTAGTGTGCAAACCAATACCACCAAACAAGGCATCCTGAATAAAAATAGGAGCACTGAGTACAGAAAGGTGATACTGCTGAACCCGCTGTATAGTGACGTTTCTTGCTGCGTAATCAGGGGCATGAAAAACACGTCGATGATAAAATTCGGAATCTAGATCTAGCAGATCAGGCCATACAGATACAGGTGCCTGAAAGCTCAACATTGACCCAATCTCAGGGTTCACTCGCCACTCATTTAATATTTGAATAAAACTAGCCTGAAACTGAAAGATAATCACTCGATCGACCGCAAAATACCGACCAATACACTGAGTAATTTCATCTAAGATTTGCTCAGAATCAAGGGTTGAATTAATGGCTCGGTTGATCTGATTCAGCAGTTGTTCGCGTTGTGCTTGCTGTTGCAGTTGATTGAACAATTCAGCCTGTCGGACTGCAATTGATACTAGAGTCGCTACTTGCTCTAGAAACTCTACTTCATCAGGTTGCCAAAAATGCGCTTCGGAACACTGTTGGGCTACTAACAACCCCCACGATTGCTCCTGATTTGGTTCATCAGTTTGAGTAGTAGATGATTGTTCAGTACTGGTAGTATCTACTTCTACGGGTTCATTGGCAAAGGCAGCATCAGCCTGAAAAATTGGCACTACTAGCTTTGCTTTAACTTGCAACTGGTTCATCAATTGCAAAAACTCAACTGCATAATTGCCCTCAGCAGTATCATTAATGATCTGGTTTTGATTCAGTTCTGTATTTAAATCTGAGCTTGATTGCCAAACCGAATGACTTTTTCTTGCTGGGTACAACGACCATTCAGGAGATACTGACTCAGCCACTAAAGTTCCATTCTGATTCGAATCAAAGCGGTAGATTAAAAGACGATCAGTTTGCAAGAATTGACGAATTTCTACAACGGTTGTCGCCAAAATTTGATCTAAACTCAGCGATCGCCGAATTCGCAACGCTATATTACGCAGTAAACAATCGCGCTCTGTCTGCTGCCATTCAGCTTGTTTGCGCTCGCTCATATTCAATCGAAAGTTAGTAAAATCAAACTTTTGGATGAAACCATGTTGCAACATTAAGTCCTGAGCAACTTTCTAGCAATCCCTTAAACTAGTGAAAACATCCTCATCCTACTTCTCGAAACTAGCAGCCTTTTTACAATTTTGGCGTTATTTAAGGATCAAAACTCACCGCGTTTCGGCATGAACTATTTAGAGTTATGGTTGATAACAGCGTTTAGAGTCAATCCTGATGGCTGATATGGAACTAAGAATTGTCTCTCTGATCCCGAGTGCCACAGAAATTTTGGCTCAGCTAGGTTTGACGCATCAGATTGTGGGGCGATCGCATGAGTGTGACTATCCGGTAGAGATTCTAACTCGCCCAGTTTGCACAGAACCTAAATTTAACCCAGTGGGTACGAGTGCAGAAATTCACGATCGCGTGACTGACTTGCTCCAATCCGCACTCAGTGTTTATCGAGTCAGAACTGAGGTTCTAGAGCAGTTAAAGCCGACTCATATTTTGACCCAGGCTCAATGCGAAGTCTGCGCTGTCAATTTAGCCGATGTTGAGCAAGCTGTGGCTACGCTGACCCAGACTCAACCACAAATTATTTCGCTACAACCGAATACGTTAAAGGATATTTGGGACGATATCCGACGAGTAGCGATCGCCTTGGGGATTGAGAGCCAATCTAGCCTGACTCAACTACAAACCAGAGTAGAGGCATGTGCCACCAAAACGCAAGCTCTCAGCGATCGCCCCACGGTTGCTTGTATCGAATGGGCCGAACCGTTGATGGCCGCAGGCAATTGGATACCTGAGTTGGTTGAGTTAGCCGGAGGTCAGTCCCTATTTGGTGTTGTCGGTCAGCACTCGCCTTGGTTGCAATGGGATGCCTTAGTAGCTGCCGACCCTGAGGTGATAATTTTGATGCCTTGCGGTTATGACTTGGAACGCACTCATCAAGATGCGATCGCTTTAGCCAAACATCCCGAATGGCCAATGTTGCGAGCAGTGCAAGCAGGCAGTGTTTACGTTACGGATGGTAATCAATATTTCAACCGTCCTGGCCCTCGATTAGTGGATTCCCTAGAAATCCTCACCGAGATTTTGCATGCCCATCTATTTAACTTTGGCTATGAGGGCACAGGATGGCAGCGTCTACCTGCTCAAGTTAAGGTCAACTAGGAAGTTGGGCCAGGAAGAGGCAATGCAAGCGATCGCTCTTTTACCAAACAGAATCAAGACTGAGTACAAACCCAGGCAATATCCCTTCTCCTGCAAGTGATACGGGCGATTTGAGAATCTCCACATCGTGGTTAGGGCGGTAAATTTCCACTTGCTGAGATTTGCGATCGATCAACCAACCCAACTGCACTCCATTCTCACGATATTCCTGCATTTTTTCTTGTACTGTGGTCAAGCGATCGCTGGGCGATACCAACTCAATCACAAAGTCTGGACAGAGGGGAATAAACCCTGCTTTTTGCTCAGGAGTCAGAGCATCCCACCGGGCTTGCTGCACCCAAGCCACATCAGGAGAGCGATTGGCACCGTTCGGCAACTTAAAGCCAGTGGAAGAATCGAACACTTGGCCTAGTTTCTGTTGCTGATTCCAAATCCAAAGCTGAGCCGTTAAACCTGCGTTACGGTTTCCGGTTTCTCCTCCGGTGGGTGCCATGATGATCAATTCTCCGGTCGCAGAGCGTTCAAATTTCAAATCACGATTTTTCTGACAGAGCTGATAAAACTGCTCGTCGGTCAGGTCAATTATCGAATTGAAGTCAACCGTAAGGCTAGTCATGGCGCGATCGCGGCACTCCACAAACAGATGCCTTTAATTTAACGCAAGCAAAAAGGGAGGCTCAAACATGCCTCCCCTAAGCAAATCAACTCATTGGCGATAACTGTTTAAGCAGCCTAAAAAATCAACAGTTCGCCTAACTACTCAACGCCTTCAATACGGTCTTCTACTTCTTGATAAAGTTCGCGGAGCATATCGAGGTTTTCTTCGCTGGTTTCCCAGTAGCCGCGACCGTTGACTTCTAGCAGTGTGGAAACCATCTTGCGGAACGAATGGGGGTTGAGATTCAGCAAGCGCTTCCGCATTTCTTCGTCTTGGATGAACGTGGCATTGGTATCTTCGTAAATCCAGTTGTCCACTGCACCAGCGGTCGCCGACCAACCCATCGTGTTTACCAAGCGCTTAGAGAGCTCCCGCACGCCTTCGTAACCGTGGCTCAGCATCCCTTCGTACCACTTGGGGTTCAGCATCTTAGTGCGAGCATCCAAGCGCACAGTTTCTGAGAGAGTCCGCACTTGAGCGTTGGCAGTGGTGGTGTCCGCAATAAAGGAAGCAGGTGCTGTGCCATCGCCCCGGAGCCGTGCCACAACTTTGGTGGGGTCGGAGTCAAAGTAGTGGGACACATCCGTGAGAGAGATCTCAGAGGAGTCCAGGTTTTGGAAGGTAACATCCACCGTTTTCAATGCTGACTCAAACAAGCTGCGGTCTTGCTCCATCATCCCTGGATTATCGGAGTTGAAGGCAAAGGACTTACGGGCCAAGTACATGTCTTGAAGTTCGGATTCAGCTTCCCAAGTGCTGTTCTCCACCGCCAAGTTGACGTTTGCTGCGTAAGAGCCAGAAGCATTCGAGAACACACGAGTCGCTGCTTGACGCAGGTTGATGCCCATATCTTCAGCTTGCTTCATCGCGTGCTTGCGGACAAAGTTCATCTCTAGAGGTTCATCCGCTTCAGCAGCCATCTTAATAGCGCGATCGAGCAGGTTCATTTGGTTGATGAACAAGTCACGGAACACCCCAGAACAATTCACGACCACATCTACTCGAGGACGACCGAGTTCTTCTAGCGGG
This genomic interval carries:
- a CDS encoding GNAT family N-acetyltransferase, which codes for MENLKLTIVTYTKAQVSIQAIRYLVFQVEQKVDPALDFDGLDPESQHILASVDSQPIGTTRLRYLDEQTVKIERLAVLPEFRGQKIGRRIMEAALEFLTQSKVKTVQLHAQFYVKDLYQKLGFTQVGDVFEEAGILHVKMKKKLHD
- a CDS encoding GAF domain-containing sensor histidine kinase — protein: MSERKQAEWQQTERDCLLRNIALRIRRSLSLDQILATTVVEIRQFLQTDRLLIYRFDSNQNGTLVAESVSPEWSLYPARKSHSVWQSSSDLNTELNQNQIINDTAEGNYAVEFLQLMNQLQVKAKLVVPIFQADAAFANEPVEVDTTSTEQSSTTQTDEPNQEQSWGLLVAQQCSEAHFWQPDEVEFLEQVATLVSIAVRQAELFNQLQQQAQREQLLNQINRAINSTLDSEQILDEITQCIGRYFAVDRVIIFQFQASFIQILNEWRVNPEIGSMLSFQAPVSVWPDLLDLDSEFYHRRVFHAPDYAARNVTIQRVQQYHLSVLSAPIFIQDALFGGIGLHTTSDYRQFTTDEISLLEKIAEQAAIALCKTKNLVQSKTQELEVEKQISEAVNQAKTEFLSTMSHELRTPLNAILGLSQLLQKQIFGSLNDKQQEYISCIHSSGENLLSLINDILDCSRIEAGYEELSLAPISIPELCQYCLGTVKEQALAKGLQLVSTIDSQAKTCVADERRLKQMLLNLLSNAVKFTSVGQVSLSVCKQTDDFIFTIADTGIGIDEAEIPLLFQLFSQVDGELNRQYEGTGLGLALTRKLARLHGGDVTVTSTLGCGSQFTLCLPDLSLTSHATSFSS
- a CDS encoding cobalamin-binding protein, whose amino-acid sequence is MADMELRIVSLIPSATEILAQLGLTHQIVGRSHECDYPVEILTRPVCTEPKFNPVGTSAEIHDRVTDLLQSALSVYRVRTEVLEQLKPTHILTQAQCEVCAVNLADVEQAVATLTQTQPQIISLQPNTLKDIWDDIRRVAIALGIESQSSLTQLQTRVEACATKTQALSDRPTVACIEWAEPLMAAGNWIPELVELAGGQSLFGVVGQHSPWLQWDALVAADPEVIILMPCGYDLERTHQDAIALAKHPEWPMLRAVQAGSVYVTDGNQYFNRPGPRLVDSLEILTEILHAHLFNFGYEGTGWQRLPAQVKVN
- a CDS encoding Uma2 family endonuclease; the protein is MTSLTVDFNSIIDLTDEQFYQLCQKNRDLKFERSATGELIIMAPTGGETGNRNAGLTAQLWIWNQQQKLGQVFDSSTGFKLPNGANRSPDVAWVQQARWDALTPEQKAGFIPLCPDFVIELVSPSDRLTTVQEKMQEYRENGVQLGWLIDRKSQQVEIYRPNHDVEILKSPVSLAGEGILPGFVLSLDSVW